A genome region from Sceloporus undulatus isolate JIND9_A2432 ecotype Alabama chromosome 1, SceUnd_v1.1, whole genome shotgun sequence includes the following:
- the SPOPL gene encoding speckle-type POZ protein-like isoform X2 — MSRAATPPPPGDMSSGPIAESWCYTQVKVVKFSYMWTINNFSFCREEMGEVLKSSTFSSGPNDKMKWCLRVNPKGLDDESKDYLSLYLLLVSCPKSEVRAKFKFSLLNAKREETKAMESQRAYRFVQGKDWGFKKFIRRDFLLDEANGLLPDDKLTLFCEVSVVQDSVNISGQSSTNTLKVPECRLAEDLGNLWETTRFTDCSFYVGGQEFKAHKSILAARSPVFNAMFEHEMEESKKNRVEINDVDPEVFKEMMRFIYTGKAPNLDKMADSLLAAADKYALERLKIMCEEALCSNLSVENVAEILILADLHSAEQLKAQAIDFINRCSVLRQLGCKDGKNWNSNQATDIMETAGWKSMIHSHPHLVAEAFRALASAQCPQFGIPRKRLKQS, encoded by the exons ATGTCAAGAGCTGCCACTCCACCACCACCTGGAGACATGTCCAGTGGTCCTATAGCTGAAAGCTGGTGTTATACGCAG GTTAAAGTTGTAAAATTTTCTTATATGTGGACCATTAATAACTTCAGTTTCTGCCGAGAAGAAATGGGTGAAGTTTTAAAGAGTTCTACTTTTTCATCAGGGCCAAATGACAAAATGAAATG GTGCCTGAGAGTAAACCCTAAGGGGTTAGATGATGAAAGCAAGGATTACCTTTCATTGTATTTACTACTAGTTAGTTGTCCAAAAAGTGAAGTGAGAGCTAAATTTAAATTTTCTCTCTTGAAtgcaaaaagagaagaaacaaaagcaATGG aaagcCAAAGAGCATATCGATTTGTTCAAGGCAAAGACtggggttttaaaaaattcattcgAAGAGACTTTTTACTTGATGAAGCTAATGGTCTTTTACCAGATGATAAGCTTACATTATTTTGTGAG GTGAGTGTGGTCCAAGATTCAGTGAACATATCAGGACAGTCCAGtacaaatacattaaaagtaCCTGAATGTCGACTAGCTGAAGATTTAGGAAATCTCTGGGAAACAACAAGATTTACAGATTGCAGTTTTTATGTAGGAGGACAAGAATTCAAAGCTCATAAATCTATTCTTGCAG CTCGTTCTCCTGTTTTTAATGCAATGTTTGAACATGAAATGGAGGAAAGCAAAAAG AATCGTGTAGAAATAAATGATGTAGACCCTGAAGTTTTTAAAGAGATGATGAGATTCATTTATACGGGGAAAGCTCCTAACCTTGATAAAATGGCTGACAGTTTGTTGGCTGCAGCAGACAAA TATGCACTGGAGCGGCTGAAGATCATGTGTGAAGAAGCTCTGTGTAGTAACCTCTCAGTAGAAAATGTTGCAGAGATCCTGATTCTCGCAGATTTGCACAGTGCAGAACAGTTGAAAGCACAAGCAATAGACTTTATTAACAG GTGCAGTGTTCTTCGGCAACTTGGTTGTAAAGATGGGAAAAACTGGAACAGCAA CCAAGCAACAGACATAATGGAAACAGCAGGCTGGAAGTCGATGATTCACTCCCATCCCCACTTAGTAGCTGAGGCCTTCCGTGCGCTAGCATCTGCACAGTGTCCACAGTTTGGCATTCCACGCAAACGACTAAAACAGTCATGA
- the SPOPL gene encoding speckle-type POZ protein-like isoform X1, with protein MSRAATPPPPGDMSSGPIAESWCYTQVNYISCVKVVKFSYMWTINNFSFCREEMGEVLKSSTFSSGPNDKMKWCLRVNPKGLDDESKDYLSLYLLLVSCPKSEVRAKFKFSLLNAKREETKAMESQRAYRFVQGKDWGFKKFIRRDFLLDEANGLLPDDKLTLFCEVSVVQDSVNISGQSSTNTLKVPECRLAEDLGNLWETTRFTDCSFYVGGQEFKAHKSILAARSPVFNAMFEHEMEESKKNRVEINDVDPEVFKEMMRFIYTGKAPNLDKMADSLLAAADKYALERLKIMCEEALCSNLSVENVAEILILADLHSAEQLKAQAIDFINRCSVLRQLGCKDGKNWNSNQATDIMETAGWKSMIHSHPHLVAEAFRALASAQCPQFGIPRKRLKQS; from the exons ATGTCAAGAGCTGCCACTCCACCACCACCTGGAGACATGTCCAGTGGTCCTATAGCTGAAAGCTGGTGTTATACGCAGGTAAACTACATATCTTGC GTTAAAGTTGTAAAATTTTCTTATATGTGGACCATTAATAACTTCAGTTTCTGCCGAGAAGAAATGGGTGAAGTTTTAAAGAGTTCTACTTTTTCATCAGGGCCAAATGACAAAATGAAATG GTGCCTGAGAGTAAACCCTAAGGGGTTAGATGATGAAAGCAAGGATTACCTTTCATTGTATTTACTACTAGTTAGTTGTCCAAAAAGTGAAGTGAGAGCTAAATTTAAATTTTCTCTCTTGAAtgcaaaaagagaagaaacaaaagcaATGG aaagcCAAAGAGCATATCGATTTGTTCAAGGCAAAGACtggggttttaaaaaattcattcgAAGAGACTTTTTACTTGATGAAGCTAATGGTCTTTTACCAGATGATAAGCTTACATTATTTTGTGAG GTGAGTGTGGTCCAAGATTCAGTGAACATATCAGGACAGTCCAGtacaaatacattaaaagtaCCTGAATGTCGACTAGCTGAAGATTTAGGAAATCTCTGGGAAACAACAAGATTTACAGATTGCAGTTTTTATGTAGGAGGACAAGAATTCAAAGCTCATAAATCTATTCTTGCAG CTCGTTCTCCTGTTTTTAATGCAATGTTTGAACATGAAATGGAGGAAAGCAAAAAG AATCGTGTAGAAATAAATGATGTAGACCCTGAAGTTTTTAAAGAGATGATGAGATTCATTTATACGGGGAAAGCTCCTAACCTTGATAAAATGGCTGACAGTTTGTTGGCTGCAGCAGACAAA TATGCACTGGAGCGGCTGAAGATCATGTGTGAAGAAGCTCTGTGTAGTAACCTCTCAGTAGAAAATGTTGCAGAGATCCTGATTCTCGCAGATTTGCACAGTGCAGAACAGTTGAAAGCACAAGCAATAGACTTTATTAACAG GTGCAGTGTTCTTCGGCAACTTGGTTGTAAAGATGGGAAAAACTGGAACAGCAA CCAAGCAACAGACATAATGGAAACAGCAGGCTGGAAGTCGATGATTCACTCCCATCCCCACTTAGTAGCTGAGGCCTTCCGTGCGCTAGCATCTGCACAGTGTCCACAGTTTGGCATTCCACGCAAACGACTAAAACAGTCATGA